CAGTTACAGTTAAACTTCGTTCTGGATGGGATGACCATTCAGATGAATTAGGAGAACTTACACAACGACTAGAACAGGTTGGAATTAAAGCAATATCGTTGCATCCACGAACTGCACAACAAGGATTTCGCGGTAATGCTGATTGGTCGGTAATTAAAAAAATAAAAAGACATTTATCTATTCCGGTTATCGGAAGTGGTGATGTTAAAACAGCTGCAGATGCTATAAAGATGCTCAATGAAACCAAATGCGATGCGGTTATGTTCGCTCGTGGTGCGTTGGGTCATCCTTGGATATTTGCGGAAGCAATTAAATTATACAATCCATCCGCAGATTTGATTTTTCCAGTTCCCCAGAATCGAGAAGAACAAAAACAAATTATCATTGAACATTTCAAAGCAATCGTAGATTTTTACGGAGAACAACGCGGTATTCGGATTTTCAGGGCACATGCATGTTACTATGTTAAAGGATGGAAAGATGCAACGCAATTACGTAATCGAATAAATCAGCTGAATACTATTCAAGAAGTTATCTCTATAATAGCAGAGGCTTGGTAAAAAGGGTAAATAGGCGAAATTTGGTCACAGAAAGAACAGAGAGAATAAAACAACAATGATTTGTTTCATTCAATCATTTATTTTTAAGCTGCTCAATTGCTTCTTGATAAACTTCTTTTATTGGCACACCGTTTTTCTCAGCGGCTAATAAACAATTTTGATATTCCGGCGCTATAGAAACAATTTTACCGTTATGTTTTCCGATTTTAATATTTATCGTTCCATATTTAGTTTGGACGGGAACCGATTCTCGGTCGAGAGTCTGCCGCTGCGCAGTATATATCCGAAGCCCGAAGGTTGTAGTTTCAGCGAAGATGATTTCCGATAATTTATCTACGTTAGCTGCATTGGTTAAAACTGATAATAATATTCCTGGCCGGTTCTTTTTCATATGTATCGGGGTATAATATACATCCAGAGCACCAACAGCAAACAATTTGTCCATTAGATATCCATAGAACTGTGGATTCAAATCATCAATATTTGTTTCGATAACTGTTATCGTTTCTTCTTTTTGAGGTTCAACTTTTTTACCAATAAATACCCGCAGGAAATTTGGAATTTCAGGTATCTCCAAGTCTCCTGCACCATATCCGATCGCGTTAATTTCCATGGCTGGCATAGTACCGAACTTTTCAGCAATTGTAGTGATAATCGCTGCTCCGGTTGGGGTAACTAATTCATATTCAATTCCAAGGTTATATACTGGGATTCCTTTCACCAATTCTACCGTTGCTGGTGCAGGAATCGGAAATGTACCATGTTTTGTTTTAACTAATCCATTTCCCAGATTCAGTTTCGATGCATAGATAATTTGGATCCCTAATAAATTTATCCCGATAATACTGCCGACAACATCGATAATCGCATCAAGTGCGCCTACTTCATGGAAATGAACCTGCGGAGTAGTTACCCCATGCACTTTCGATTCCGCATCAGCTAACCGTTGAAAAACATTTATACTCGTTTGTTTAATTCTATTACTCAGAGTACTATTGTTGATTAATTCTTGGATTTCGGCAATATGCTTAAACTGCCGTTCTTGTTCAATGATAACATCGACTTTCGTTCCAGTAATACCATGTTTAGTGACCGATTTTGCTAGTAGTTTATATCCAGTTAAATTTAATTTTTGAAGTTCAGTGGATAATGATTCAATAGAAACACCAGCGTTCACTAATGCTCCAAGGAACATATCGCCACTGATTCCAGAGAAACAATCAAAATATGCGATTTTCATAACGCTATGCAAAAACCAAATGAACAGATAGTATTCGTCGGATTATTTGGATTACTAGCTATCATTTGATTTATTTATGACGATTAATCAAGCTGGCAAAACAACCGGCACCGAAACCGTTGTCAATATTCATTACCGCAACATTACTCGAACAACTATTAAGCATCGCTAACAATGCTGCTAGGCCACCAAAACTTGCACCATACCCAATACTTGTTGGAACCGCTATAACTGGACAATTAACTAATCCGCCAACTACACTCGCTAATGCTCCTTCCATCCCAGCAATAACGATAATCACATTCGCTGCAAAAAGGATATCTTTTTTATCTAATAACCGGTGTAATCCAGCGACTCCGACATCATAGACCCGTTCAACTTTATTTCCAAAAAGATCTGCAGTAACCGCAGCTTCTTCTGCAACAGGGATGTCAGATGTTCCGGCGCAAACTATAGCGATTATACCAGAGGAGAGTTTAACTTGCTTCTGTTTAATTGCGATTGTTCTAGCTAACTCATTATATTCAGATTTTGGGAATTTTTTCTTTACAATTTTAGCAACATCTTTAGCAACTCGGGTGGCTAATACATTCTGTCCACTCGCAACAAACCGACTGATAATTCGCAATATCTGGTCAGACGTTTTCCCTTGGCAAAATATTACTTCTGGAAACCCTTGCCGAAGATGTCGATGATGATCGAGTTTCGCAAATCCCAAATCTTCATAGGGTAGGGTGCGAAGTTTTTCAATAGCTTTTTCGACACTTAATTTTCCGGATTTGATTTGATTTAATATAACCTTCAAATTATCAGTATGCATACCTAGAAATTATAGCATAGAAATTGAACTATCGATATGGTTCACGTTAATAAGAAACGCATAAGCAATGTTTGAGCGTAGTTTATTATACCTAAGGTATTAAATTGGATTCATCAACCTTCTGCAAACTTCCTGTTACTCCTGAATTGATGTTCGAACTTATCTGAGCCATTCATAGCTAGGTTGTACATCAGCAACCCCGTATTGTAATATCCATTAGTCACGATTGACCTATCGCGAATTACGTGTATCCGGTGCTGAGTAAGCTGTAACCATTGGAATTCCATTTTTTTCT
This genomic interval from bacterium contains the following:
- the dusB gene encoding tRNA dihydrouridine synthase DusB, which translates into the protein MYIGNYKIIHPFILAPMAGYTDLPFRLLCRKYGATLAYTEMVSAAGLVREHRKTNELLRSSPEDKPLAVQLFGNEPNILGKAAKLAVAYGADFIDLNCGCAVKKVVKQGAGSALLQSSELLLKLATALVDSVPVPVTVKLRSGWDDHSDELGELTQRLEQVGIKAISLHPRTAQQGFRGNADWSVIKKIKRHLSIPVIGSGDVKTAADAIKMLNETKCDAVMFARGALGHPWIFAEAIKLYNPSADLIFPVPQNREEQKQIIIEHFKAIVDFYGEQRGIRIFRAHACYYVKGWKDATQLRNRINQLNTIQEVISIIAEAW
- the larC gene encoding nickel pincer cofactor biosynthesis protein LarC, coding for MKIAYFDCFSGISGDMFLGALVNAGVSIESLSTELQKLNLTGYKLLAKSVTKHGITGTKVDVIIEQERQFKHIAEIQELINNSTLSNRIKQTSINVFQRLADAESKVHGVTTPQVHFHEVGALDAIIDVVGSIIGINLLGIQIIYASKLNLGNGLVKTKHGTFPIPAPATVELVKGIPVYNLGIEYELVTPTGAAIITTIAEKFGTMPAMEINAIGYGAGDLEIPEIPNFLRVFIGKKVEPQKEETITVIETNIDDLNPQFYGYLMDKLFAVGALDVYYTPIHMKKNRPGILLSVLTNAANVDKLSEIIFAETTTFGLRIYTAQRQTLDRESVPVQTKYGTINIKIGKHNGKIVSIAPEYQNCLLAAEKNGVPIKEVYQEAIEQLKNK
- the larB gene encoding nickel pincer cofactor biosynthesis protein LarB, with the translated sequence MHTDNLKVILNQIKSGKLSVEKAIEKLRTLPYEDLGFAKLDHHRHLRQGFPEVIFCQGKTSDQILRIISRFVASGQNVLATRVAKDVAKIVKKKFPKSEYNELARTIAIKQKQVKLSSGIIAIVCAGTSDIPVAEEAAVTADLFGNKVERVYDVGVAGLHRLLDKKDILFAANVIIVIAGMEGALASVVGGLVNCPVIAVPTSIGYGASFGGLAALLAMLNSCSSNVAVMNIDNGFGAGCFASLINRHK